A region of Burkholderiales bacterium JOSHI_001 DNA encodes the following proteins:
- a CDS encoding 2-amino-4-hydroxy-6-hydroxymethyldihydropteridine pyrophosphokinase (PFAM: 7,8-dihydro-6-hydroxymethylpterin-pyrophosphokinase (HPPK)~TIGRFAM: 2-amino-4-hydroxy-6-hydroxymethyldihydropteridine pyrophosphokinase) has protein sequence MSLGAPVVRAHVGLGANLGEARAAVCTAAVALGRIQGTRVVALSSLYRSAPVDAGGSDFINAVAALDTTLDAHALLDALQAIEQDHGRERPYRNAPRTLDLDLLLYGQQAIATPRLKVPHPRLHQRAFALLPLLELAPMLAAPGLGPLAAFSGAVADQRIVRDGVCGA, from the coding sequence TTGAGCTTGGGCGCACCTGTGGTGCGCGCCCACGTGGGCCTGGGCGCCAACCTGGGTGAGGCCCGCGCCGCGGTGTGCACGGCGGCGGTGGCCCTGGGCCGCATCCAAGGCACCCGGGTCGTGGCGCTGTCCTCGCTGTACCGCAGCGCGCCGGTGGACGCGGGCGGCTCGGACTTCATCAACGCCGTGGCCGCGCTGGACACCACGCTGGACGCCCATGCGCTGCTGGACGCCTTGCAAGCCATCGAGCAGGACCACGGGCGCGAGAGGCCCTATCGCAACGCGCCACGCACGCTGGACCTGGACCTGCTGCTGTACGGCCAACAGGCCATCGCCACGCCGCGCCTGAAGGTGCCGCACCCGCGTCTGCACCAACGCGCCTTCGCGCTGCTGCCGCTGCTGGAGCTGGCGCCCATGCTGGCGGCACCGGGCCTGGGCCCGCTGGCTGCATTCAGTGGCGCGGTGGCCGACCAGCGCATCGTTCGCGACGGGGTCTGCGGGGCATGA
- a CDS encoding NTP pyrophosphohydrolase (PFAM: NUDIX domain), translated as MLKAMSDAPRRLPRITNPLSIPVEGVDDHLPPVSPALLAPSGLRARFAAPPAWQPETEGDGKAFLDREPAHASVLVPLVMREGGLTVLLTRRTEHLRDHAGQISFPGGRAEAHDDDAVATALREAEEEVGLSHSFVEVIGRLPHYTTVTRFVVTPVVALVRPGFSLRPDPSEVAEAFEVPLSFLMTPAHHRRHSVVVDGHLRRFLSMPWTGPDAAGQPRDYFIWGATAAMLRNFYRFLSA; from the coding sequence ATGCTGAAAGCCATGTCCGACGCCCCACGCCGCCTGCCGCGCATCACCAACCCCTTGTCCATTCCCGTGGAGGGCGTGGATGACCACCTGCCGCCGGTGTCGCCGGCCTTGCTGGCACCCTCCGGCCTGCGCGCGCGCTTCGCCGCGCCGCCCGCCTGGCAGCCCGAAACCGAAGGCGACGGCAAGGCCTTCCTGGACCGCGAACCAGCGCACGCGTCGGTGCTGGTGCCGCTGGTCATGCGCGAGGGCGGCCTGACCGTGCTGTTGACCCGCCGCACCGAGCACCTGCGGGACCACGCCGGGCAGATCAGCTTTCCCGGGGGCCGTGCCGAAGCCCATGACGACGACGCCGTGGCCACCGCGCTGCGCGAGGCCGAGGAAGAGGTGGGCCTGTCGCACAGCTTCGTGGAAGTGATCGGTCGGTTGCCGCACTACACCACGGTGACGCGCTTCGTGGTGACGCCGGTGGTGGCCTTGGTGCGGCCTGGGTTTTCGCTCCGGCCCGACCCGTCCGAGGTGGCCGAAGCCTTCGAGGTGCCGCTGTCCTTCCTGATGACCCCGGCCCATCACCGGCGCCACAGCGTGGTGGTGGACGGCCACCTGCGGCGCTTCCTGTCCATGCCCTGGACCGGCCCAGATGCCGCCGGCCAGCCGCGGGACTATTTCATCTGGGGCGCCACAGCGGCGATGCTGCGCAACTTCTATCGCTTCCTGTCGGCCTGA
- a CDS encoding tRNA (guanine-N1)-methyltransferase (PFAM: tRNA (Guanine-1)-methyltransferase~TIGRFAM: tRNA (guanine-N1)-methyltransferase), with protein sequence MRFDVVTLFPELYPPHLAQGITRRAFESGQVQVCLWPLRDFAEDNYRRVDDRPYGGGPGMVMLAEPLERALQAVAAERQQPGATVVNFTPAGQPLTQAVVQQLAQGPGAVLLCGRYEGIDQRLLDRHVTLELSLGDFVLSNGDLAALVLLDAVARLQPGVLSAPSHEQDSFSDGLLEGPSYSRPEVWQLPDGAQPVPPVLLSGHHADIARWKREQSLVRTARQRPDLIATARAAGRLTADDEKTLKRLGL encoded by the coding sequence ATGCGCTTCGACGTCGTCACGCTGTTCCCCGAGTTGTACCCGCCGCACCTGGCGCAGGGCATCACGCGCCGCGCCTTTGAGTCGGGCCAGGTGCAGGTGTGCCTGTGGCCGCTGCGCGACTTCGCCGAAGACAATTACCGCCGTGTGGACGACCGCCCCTACGGCGGCGGCCCCGGCATGGTGATGCTGGCCGAGCCGCTGGAACGTGCCCTGCAGGCCGTGGCGGCCGAGCGACAGCAACCGGGCGCCACCGTGGTGAATTTCACGCCGGCCGGCCAACCACTGACCCAGGCCGTGGTGCAGCAACTGGCCCAGGGCCCAGGCGCGGTGCTGCTGTGCGGTCGCTATGAAGGCATCGACCAGCGCCTGCTGGACCGCCATGTCACGCTGGAGCTGAGCCTGGGTGACTTCGTGCTGTCCAACGGGGACCTGGCCGCGCTGGTGCTGCTGGACGCGGTGGCGCGCCTGCAGCCGGGGGTGCTGAGCGCGCCGTCGCACGAGCAGGACAGCTTTTCCGACGGCCTGCTGGAAGGCCCCAGCTACAGCCGGCCTGAAGTTTGGCAATTGCCGGACGGAGCGCAGCCGGTGCCGCCGGTGCTGCTGTCCGGCCACCACGCCGACATCGCGCGATGGAAGCGCGAGCAGTCGCTGGTGCGCACCGCACGGCAGCGGCCGGACCTGATCGCCACGGCACGCGCCGCGGGGCGGCTGACAGCCGACGATGAAAAGACCCTGAAGCGACTTGGCCTATAA
- a CDS encoding hypothetical protein (PFAM: Protein of unknown function, DUF486) codes for MSAWPVSLQTTLLLVASNVFMTFAWYGHLKNLGHRHWLVAALLSWGIALFEYLLQVPANRIGFAGGITLAQLKILQEVITLSVFVPFAVFYMGQPLKLDYLWAGLCLVGAVYFIFRG; via the coding sequence ATGAGCGCGTGGCCGGTCAGCCTGCAGACCACGCTGCTGCTGGTGGCCAGCAATGTGTTCATGACCTTCGCGTGGTACGGCCACCTGAAAAACCTGGGCCACCGCCATTGGCTGGTGGCGGCGCTGCTGAGCTGGGGCATCGCCCTGTTCGAGTACCTGCTGCAGGTGCCGGCCAACCGCATCGGGTTTGCCGGTGGCATCACCTTGGCGCAGTTGAAGATCCTGCAGGAAGTGATCACTCTTTCGGTCTTCGTGCCGTTCGCGGTGTTCTACATGGGCCAGCCGCTGAAGCTGGACTACCTGTGGGCCGGGCTGTGCCTGGTGGGCGCGGTGTATTTCATTTTTCGCGGCTGA
- a CDS encoding DnaA regulatory inactivator Hda (PFAM: Bacterial dnaA protein~TIGRFAM: DnaA regulatory inactivator Hda) codes for MKQLPLAIVPPTAPGFDNFVPGDNQAALYHLQHLAMPSVPLYLWGPAGSGKTHLLAALAARCQDQGARVGWFDAGDALPWTLQADWALVVVDRCDQLDNDHQQAAFALFVEAGTHGVQWVAAGRLPPVDLPLRDDLRSRLGWGPVFALQPLDEAHTRAALRREADRRGIWLSDEVMGFLLTRFERDMGNLMKLLDRLDDFALAEGRAVTVPLLKKMLAEREAA; via the coding sequence ATGAAGCAGTTGCCCCTGGCCATCGTGCCGCCCACCGCGCCCGGGTTCGACAACTTCGTGCCCGGCGACAACCAGGCTGCGCTGTACCACCTGCAGCACCTGGCGATGCCTTCGGTGCCGCTGTACCTGTGGGGCCCGGCCGGCAGCGGCAAGACCCACCTGCTGGCCGCGCTGGCCGCGCGCTGCCAGGACCAGGGCGCGCGCGTGGGCTGGTTCGACGCAGGCGATGCCTTGCCCTGGACCCTGCAAGCCGATTGGGCCCTGGTGGTTGTGGACCGCTGCGACCAATTGGACAACGACCACCAGCAGGCCGCCTTCGCCCTGTTCGTCGAGGCCGGCACGCATGGCGTGCAATGGGTCGCCGCCGGCCGCCTGCCGCCGGTGGACCTGCCCTTGCGCGACGACCTGCGCAGCCGCTTGGGCTGGGGCCCGGTGTTCGCACTGCAACCCCTGGATGAAGCCCACACGCGGGCCGCGCTGCGCCGCGAGGCCGACCGCCGCGGCATCTGGCTGTCCGACGAGGTGATGGGCTTTCTGCTGACCCGGTTCGAGCGCGACATGGGCAACCTGATGAAGCTGCTGGACCGGCTGGACGATTTCGCACTGGCCGAGGGCCGCGCGGTGACCGTGCCGCTGCTGAAGAAAATGCTTGCCGAACGAGAGGCCGCATGA
- a CDS encoding ribosomal protein S16 (PFAM: Ribosomal protein S16~TIGRFAM: ribosomal protein S16), with the protein MVVIRLSRGGAKKRPFFNIVVADSRERRDGRFIERVGFYNPMASAKDEALRVALDRVTHWAGVGAQLSPTVKRLVEQAKSSTVPAAVAA; encoded by the coding sequence ATGGTCGTCATTCGACTGTCTCGTGGCGGCGCCAAGAAGCGCCCTTTCTTCAACATCGTGGTGGCCGATTCGCGCGAGCGTCGGGATGGCCGCTTCATCGAGCGCGTGGGCTTCTACAACCCCATGGCGTCGGCCAAGGACGAAGCCCTGCGCGTGGCGCTGGATCGCGTCACCCACTGGGCCGGCGTGGGCGCCCAGCTGTCGCCCACGGTGAAGCGCCTGGTCGAACAGGCCAAGTCCAGCACCGTGCCGGCGGCCGTCGCCGCCTGA
- a CDS encoding ribosomal protein L19 (PFAM: Ribosomal protein L19~TIGRFAM: ribosomal protein L19, bacterial type): MDLIQTLEQEEIARLGKTIPSFAPGDTVIVSVNVVEGTRKRLQAYEGVVIAKRNRGLNSSFIVRKISSGEGVERTFQLYSPLIASIEVKRRGDVRRAKLYYLRQRSGKSARIKEKLA, from the coding sequence TTGGACCTGATCCAAACCCTCGAGCAGGAAGAGATTGCCCGCCTGGGCAAGACGATTCCCAGCTTCGCCCCCGGCGACACCGTGATCGTCAGCGTCAACGTGGTGGAAGGCACGCGCAAGCGCCTGCAAGCCTACGAAGGCGTGGTCATTGCCAAGCGCAACCGCGGCCTGAACTCCAGCTTCATCGTGCGCAAGATCTCCAGCGGCGAAGGCGTGGAGCGCACGTTCCAGCTGTACAGCCCGCTGATCGCCAGCATCGAAGTCAAGCGCCGCGGCGACGTGCGCCGCGCCAAGCTGTACTACCTGCGCCAGCGCTCGGGCAAGTCGGCCCGGATCAAGGAAAAGCTGGCCTGA
- a CDS encoding 16S rRNA processing protein RimM (PFAM: PRC-barrel domain; RimM N-terminal domain~TIGRFAM: 16S rRNA processing protein RimM): protein MNAPQTDDAWPTDAVEVGRIVDAWGLKGGFKVQTYSSDPQALFGTKRWYLRPADVPLRPTALAAAASPRVPLPSLLRIQQAKEQGAVVVATAHEITDRNAAEGLKGARVFVSRTAFPTPDEGEFYWIDLIGLDVVNRDGAALGRVVGLIETGASCVLRIQPEGEGEERLVPFVTAFVDTVSLADRRITVDWGLDY from the coding sequence ATGAACGCACCGCAGACTGACGACGCCTGGCCGACCGACGCGGTGGAAGTCGGGCGCATCGTCGACGCCTGGGGTCTGAAAGGGGGGTTCAAGGTGCAAACCTACTCCTCCGACCCTCAGGCCCTTTTCGGTACCAAGCGCTGGTACCTGCGTCCAGCCGACGTGCCGCTTCGGCCGACGGCGCTTGCCGCAGCTGCCTCCCCCCGCGTTCCCTTGCCCTCTTTGCTGCGCATCCAGCAGGCCAAGGAACAAGGCGCCGTGGTGGTGGCCACCGCGCATGAGATCACCGACCGCAATGCCGCCGAAGGCCTGAAAGGTGCGCGCGTGTTCGTCTCGCGCACCGCTTTCCCCACGCCCGACGAGGGCGAGTTCTACTGGATCGACCTGATCGGCCTGGACGTGGTCAACCGCGACGGCGCGGCCCTGGGCCGCGTGGTGGGCCTGATCGAAACCGGCGCCAGCTGCGTGCTGCGAATCCAGCCCGAAGGCGAAGGCGAAGAACGCCTGGTGCCTTTCGTGACCGCCTTCGTGGACACGGTGAGCCTGGCGGACCGGCGCATCACGGTCGACTGGGGCCTGGACTACTGA
- a CDS encoding phosphate transport regulator related to PhoU (PFAM: Protein of unknown function DUF47~TIGRFAM: TIGR00153 family protein): MFFGKLLPREGNFFEMFNDHGNRIAEGARAFMSMISYYNDTNLREKYASEVDAAEKAADRITAEVNRLLHKTFITPIDREQIHGLINAMDDILDLLQDCTEVLSLYNVKGVSEDVLRLGEISVKCCERVQHAVSLLPKISEPSVAEAALKMCEEIDRLESDADRVMRSAMSKLFRDDVDVRELIKLKAIYEHLESISDRCEDVANLIEGIVLENS; encoded by the coding sequence ATGTTTTTCGGCAAGCTGCTGCCGCGAGAAGGCAACTTCTTCGAGATGTTCAACGACCATGGCAACCGCATTGCCGAAGGCGCGCGCGCCTTCATGTCGATGATCAGCTACTACAACGACACCAACCTGCGCGAAAAGTACGCCTCCGAGGTGGACGCCGCCGAAAAGGCGGCCGACCGCATCACCGCCGAAGTGAACCGTCTGCTGCACAAGACCTTCATCACCCCCATCGACCGCGAGCAGATCCACGGCCTGATCAACGCCATGGACGACATCCTGGACCTGCTGCAGGACTGCACCGAAGTGCTGTCGCTGTACAACGTGAAGGGTGTCTCCGAGGACGTGCTGCGCCTGGGCGAGATCTCGGTGAAGTGCTGTGAACGTGTGCAGCACGCGGTGAGCCTGCTGCCCAAGATCAGCGAACCCAGCGTGGCCGAGGCGGCGCTGAAGATGTGTGAAGAGATCGACCGCCTGGAAAGCGACGCCGACCGCGTGATGCGCTCGGCCATGAGCAAGCTGTTCCGCGACGACGTGGACGTGCGCGAACTCATCAAGCTGAAGGCGATCTACGAGCACCTGGAGTCCATCTCCGACCGCTGTGAGGACGTGGCCAACCTGATCGAGGGCATCGTCCTCGAGAACTCCTGA
- a CDS encoding poly(A) polymerase (PFAM: Poly A polymerase head domain~TIGRFAM: poly(A) polymerase): MIKKFIDRLLGKAPAPDKGPRIPLGKRVEVPVAEHNINPELVDERATRVVATLKEGGFEAYIVGGAVRDLLVGHRPKDFDVATNATPEQVKGLFRRAFIIGRRFRIVHVIHGRGRDHEVIEVSTFRAFLDAEQADTVAGNEKTSRADLVGKSHVVDASGRVLRDNVWGPQIEDAARRDFTVNAMYYDPQTQVVVDYHGGIKDAKKRVLRMIGDPATRYREDPVRIIRAVRFAAKLGFELEPKSAAPIAEATKLLANVPVSRMFDEMIKLLQTGHALSSVQALRKYGLHRGVFPILDAIYDEERSSVERQAFINQALADTDRRVEEGRAVAPSFMLACLLWHDVLQRWQQLQQRGEHLVPALQQAIDAVFDARIGDVSGRGKLAGDMREIWMMQPRFERRMANTAFSLIDQPRFRAGYDFLRLRADAGEAPVELADWWEDFSLGDADEREALLQAAREAARQGGKAGPRRVPGPQSQKRAAAPAGDAPVTEPGGDSEPDAPDDGAEGETSSAPRKRRRRRRRPGGGGEGAGPAPASGPGGA, encoded by the coding sequence ATGATCAAGAAATTCATCGACCGCCTGCTGGGCAAGGCCCCGGCACCGGACAAGGGCCCCCGCATCCCGCTGGGCAAGCGGGTGGAAGTGCCCGTGGCCGAGCACAACATCAACCCCGAACTGGTGGACGAACGTGCCACCCGGGTGGTGGCCACGCTGAAGGAGGGTGGCTTCGAGGCCTACATCGTGGGCGGCGCGGTGCGCGACCTGCTGGTGGGCCACCGCCCGAAAGACTTCGACGTGGCCACCAACGCCACGCCGGAGCAGGTGAAGGGGCTGTTCCGCCGCGCCTTCATCATCGGGCGGCGCTTTCGCATCGTGCACGTCATCCATGGCCGCGGGCGCGACCACGAGGTCATCGAGGTCAGCACCTTCCGTGCCTTCCTGGACGCCGAGCAGGCCGACACCGTGGCCGGCAACGAAAAGACATCGCGCGCCGACCTGGTGGGCAAGAGCCATGTGGTGGACGCCTCCGGCCGCGTGCTGCGCGACAACGTCTGGGGCCCGCAGATCGAAGACGCGGCGCGGCGCGACTTCACGGTCAACGCCATGTACTACGACCCGCAGACGCAGGTGGTGGTGGACTACCACGGCGGCATCAAGGACGCCAAGAAGCGCGTCCTGCGCATGATCGGTGACCCGGCCACGCGCTACCGCGAGGACCCGGTGCGCATCATCCGCGCGGTGCGCTTCGCGGCCAAGCTGGGCTTCGAACTGGAACCGAAGTCGGCTGCCCCGATTGCCGAAGCCACCAAGCTGCTGGCCAACGTGCCTGTCTCGCGCATGTTCGACGAGATGATCAAGCTGCTGCAGACCGGCCACGCGCTGTCCAGCGTGCAGGCGCTGCGCAAGTACGGCCTGCACCGCGGCGTGTTCCCCATCCTGGACGCCATCTACGACGAAGAACGTTCCAGCGTCGAGCGCCAGGCCTTCATCAACCAGGCCCTGGCCGACACCGACCGCCGCGTGGAAGAAGGCCGCGCCGTGGCGCCCAGCTTCATGCTGGCCTGCCTGCTGTGGCACGACGTGCTGCAGCGTTGGCAGCAACTGCAGCAACGTGGCGAGCACCTGGTACCGGCGCTGCAGCAGGCCATCGACGCGGTGTTCGACGCCCGCATCGGCGACGTGTCCGGCCGTGGCAAGCTGGCCGGGGACATGCGCGAGATCTGGATGATGCAGCCACGCTTCGAACGCCGCATGGCCAACACCGCGTTCTCGCTCATCGACCAGCCGCGTTTCCGGGCTGGCTACGACTTCCTGCGCCTGCGCGCCGACGCGGGCGAAGCGCCGGTGGAACTGGCCGACTGGTGGGAAGATTTTTCGCTGGGCGATGCCGACGAGCGCGAGGCCCTGCTGCAGGCCGCGCGCGAGGCCGCCCGCCAAGGCGGCAAGGCGGGACCGCGGCGCGTGCCCGGGCCGCAAAGCCAGAAACGGGCGGCTGCGCCCGCGGGTGACGCCCCGGTTACCGAACCCGGTGGGGACAGCGAACCCGACGCGCCGGACGACGGCGCCGAGGGCGAAACCAGCAGCGCGCCGCGCAAGCGCCGCCGCCGGCGCCGTCGCCCGGGTGGTGGGGGCGAAGGCGCAGGCCCGGCGCCGGCTTCAGGGCCTGGCGGGGCTTGA
- a CDS encoding putative permease (PFAM: Domain of unknown function DUF20), with the protein MAPATNPLPRDWLRAAASLEAAPRASYPLLMTLSPTQRQTLAWLALGGLACLLLWLLAPVLTPFVIAAVLAYALHPLVERLAARGLPHVVAVMLVQVALAVALLALVLLVVPVLTKELPLIKAQLPALLDRLNASLSPWLAQFGLKVNLDLASLKAWLVQAMDANLEDWLARALSSARIGGSVLLSLVGNLVLVPVVLFYLLSDWTALVQRVHDLVPPRLRDSAKGFLDECDAILGQYLRGQLLVMGALAVYYGLGLALTGLDLALPVGVFTGLAIAIPYLGFGLGLLLALLAAALQFASAGGVLAVLAVYLVGQGLESFVLTPRLVGERIGLNPLAVIFALLAFGQLFGFVGVLVALPASAVALVALRRALAAYRHSRLFLG; encoded by the coding sequence ATGGCGCCGGCCACGAACCCCCTTCCCCGGGACTGGCTCCGCGCCGCGGCAAGCCTTGAGGCCGCGCCCCGGGCGAGCTACCCGTTGTTGATGACCCTGTCCCCCACCCAACGTCAAACCCTCGCCTGGCTCGCGCTGGGCGGGCTGGCCTGCCTGCTGCTGTGGCTGTTGGCGCCGGTGCTCACCCCCTTTGTCATTGCCGCGGTGCTGGCCTATGCCCTGCACCCGCTGGTGGAGCGACTGGCCGCACGCGGCCTGCCCCATGTGGTGGCGGTCATGCTGGTGCAGGTGGCGCTGGCGGTGGCGCTGCTGGCCCTGGTGCTGCTGGTGGTGCCGGTGCTCACGAAAGAACTGCCGCTGATCAAGGCCCAACTGCCCGCGCTGCTGGACCGCCTGAACGCCAGCCTGTCGCCCTGGCTGGCGCAGTTCGGCCTGAAAGTGAATCTGGACCTGGCCAGCCTGAAGGCCTGGCTGGTGCAGGCCATGGACGCCAACCTGGAGGACTGGCTGGCCCGGGCGCTCAGTTCGGCGCGCATCGGCGGCAGCGTGCTGCTGTCCCTGGTGGGCAACCTGGTGCTGGTGCCGGTGGTGCTGTTCTACCTGCTGTCGGACTGGACCGCGCTGGTGCAGCGCGTGCACGACCTGGTGCCGCCGCGCCTGCGCGACAGCGCCAAGGGCTTTCTGGACGAATGCGACGCCATCCTGGGCCAGTACCTGCGCGGCCAGTTGCTGGTGATGGGGGCGCTGGCCGTGTACTACGGCCTGGGCCTGGCACTCACCGGCCTGGACCTGGCGCTGCCGGTGGGCGTCTTCACCGGCCTGGCGATCGCCATTCCTTACCTCGGGTTCGGCCTGGGCCTGTTGCTGGCCCTGCTGGCCGCAGCCCTGCAGTTCGCCAGCGCAGGCGGTGTGCTGGCGGTGCTGGCGGTGTACTTGGTGGGGCAGGGGCTGGAGAGCTTCGTGCTCACGCCGCGCCTGGTGGGTGAACGCATCGGCCTGAACCCGCTGGCGGTGATCTTCGCGCTGCTGGCCTTTGGCCAGTTGTTCGGCTTTGTCGGCGTGCTGGTGGCGCTGCCGGCCAGCGCGGTGGCGCTGGTGGCGCTGCGCCGAGCGCTGGCGGCCTATCGACACAGCCGGTTGTTCCTGGGATGA
- a CDS encoding HAD-superfamily subfamily IB hydrolase, TIGR01490 (TIGRFAM: HAD-superfamily subfamily IB hydrolase, TIGR01490; Haloacid Dehalogenase superfamily, subfamily IB, phosphoserine phosphatase-like) has product MKLTLFDLDGTLIERDSDHAFGEFMVRIGWADGAAFARGNDAFYQAYLAGTLDIAAYVEFATSPWRARPLAEQAEASARFMREVMQPMLKPAAFDLVRQHQAAGDRVAIVTATNDFVTRPVAQALGVDTLIATDLERSAQGFVTGRIRGTPSFREGKIARVAQWLAADGLTLDSFTSSTFYSDSTNDLPLLERVSHPVATNPGPALEAIALERGWRILKLFT; this is encoded by the coding sequence ATGAAATTGACGCTGTTCGACCTGGACGGCACGCTCATCGAGCGCGACTCCGACCACGCCTTCGGCGAGTTCATGGTGCGCATCGGCTGGGCCGATGGCGCTGCCTTCGCCCGCGGCAACGATGCCTTCTACCAAGCCTACCTGGCCGGCACGCTGGACATAGCCGCCTACGTGGAATTCGCCACCTCCCCCTGGCGCGCGCGGCCCCTGGCCGAGCAGGCCGAGGCCAGCGCACGCTTCATGCGCGAGGTGATGCAGCCGATGTTGAAGCCTGCGGCTTTTGACCTGGTGCGCCAGCACCAGGCCGCGGGCGACCGGGTGGCCATCGTCACCGCCACCAACGACTTCGTCACCCGCCCGGTGGCGCAGGCACTGGGGGTGGACACGCTGATCGCCACCGACCTGGAGCGCAGTGCCCAGGGTTTTGTCACCGGCCGCATCCGCGGCACGCCGTCATTCCGCGAAGGCAAGATCGCGCGCGTGGCGCAATGGCTGGCCGCCGACGGCCTGACGCTGGACAGCTTCACGTCCAGCACCTTCTACAGTGATTCCACCAACGACCTGCCGCTGCTGGAGCGCGTCAGTCACCCGGTGGCCACCAATCCCGGCCCTGCGCTGGAAGCCATCGCGCTGGAGCGCGGCTGGCGCATCCTGAAGCTGTTCACATGA
- a CDS encoding phosphate/sulfate permease (PFAM: Phosphate transporter family), with protein MEHMQTAFWVVAMLVALALLFDFMNGFHDAANSIATVVSTGVLKPQQAVLFAAFFNVVAIFLFQLKVAATVGKGIVEPGVVDTHIVFGALVGAIAWNVLTWWWGIPSSSSHALIGGIVGAVIAKGGAAKLVGAGIFKTVAFILVSPALGFLLGALMMVLVAWVFRRSSPLRVDNWFRRMQLVSAGLYSLGHGGNDAQKTIGIIWMLLIATGYAAAGDKMPPYWVIWCCYIAIGLGTMFGGWRIVKTMGQRITKLKPVGGFCAETGGAMTLFLATALGVPVSTTHTITGAIVGVGSVRNPSAVRWGVAGTIVWAWIFTIPASAFMAGVAYWVSLQVF; from the coding sequence ATGGAACACATGCAGACGGCCTTCTGGGTCGTGGCGATGCTGGTCGCCCTGGCCTTGCTGTTCGACTTCATGAACGGCTTCCACGACGCGGCAAACTCCATCGCCACGGTGGTGTCCACCGGGGTGCTCAAGCCCCAGCAGGCTGTGCTGTTCGCAGCCTTCTTCAACGTGGTGGCCATCTTCCTGTTCCAGTTGAAGGTGGCGGCCACGGTGGGCAAGGGCATCGTCGAGCCCGGCGTGGTGGACACCCACATCGTGTTCGGCGCCCTGGTGGGTGCCATCGCCTGGAACGTGCTCACCTGGTGGTGGGGCATTCCGTCGAGTTCGTCGCACGCGCTCATTGGCGGCATCGTCGGGGCGGTCATTGCCAAGGGCGGCGCCGCCAAGCTGGTGGGCGCGGGCATCTTCAAGACCGTGGCCTTCATCCTGGTGTCACCCGCACTGGGCTTCCTGCTGGGCGCCCTGATGATGGTGCTGGTGGCCTGGGTGTTTCGAAGATCGTCGCCGTTGCGGGTGGACAACTGGTTCCGGCGCATGCAGTTGGTGTCGGCCGGGCTGTATTCGCTGGGCCACGGCGGCAACGACGCGCAGAAGACGATCGGCATCATCTGGATGCTGCTCATCGCCACCGGCTATGCAGCGGCCGGGGACAAGATGCCGCCGTACTGGGTGATCTGGTGCTGCTACATCGCCATTGGCCTGGGCACCATGTTCGGCGGCTGGCGCATCGTGAAGACCATGGGCCAGCGCATCACCAAGTTGAAGCCCGTGGGCGGCTTCTGCGCCGAAACCGGCGGGGCGATGACCCTGTTCCTGGCCACCGCGCTGGGCGTGCCGGTGTCCACCACCCACACCATCACCGGCGCCATTGTTGGCGTGGGCTCGGTGCGCAACCCCTCGGCGGTTCGCTGGGGTGTGGCCGGCACCATCGTCTGGGCCTGGATCTTCACCATCCCGGCGTCGGCCTTCATGGCTGGCGTGGCCTACTGGGTGAGCCTGCAGGTCTTCTGA